Proteins from a genomic interval of Benincasa hispida cultivar B227 chromosome 7, ASM972705v1, whole genome shotgun sequence:
- the LOC120081595 gene encoding microtubule-associated protein 70-1-like, which translates to MMAEISGDGGGFLPEVNNGRGVDSQATPTPITAPNPTPLTVSGSFKEGKSSSRRRTSVRPSMDADDFLNLLHGSDPVKVELNRLENEVRDKDRELGEAQAKIKALKLSERLREKAVEELTEELSRAEEKLKLTESLLESKNLEIKKINDEKKASMAAQFAAEATLRRVHAAQKDDDMPPIEAILAPLEAELKLARQEIAKLQDDNKALDRLTKSKEAALIDAERTVQSALAKASMVDDLQNKNQELMKQIEICQEENKILDKMHRQKVAEVEKLTQTVRELEEAVLAGGAAANAVRDYQRKVQEMNEERKTLDRELARAKVTANRVAVVVANEWKDANDKVMPVKQWLEERRFLQGEMQQLRDKLAITERTAKSEAQLKEKYQLRLRVLEESLRGSSGGNNRSTPEGRSVSNGPSRRQSLGGVDNISKLTSNGFLSKRTPGSQFRSPSSSSTVLKHAKGTSKSFDGGTRSLDRGKVSLNGLLPSYSFNQSCDATKDGEVSNDWKSNPDEKGNESPTLESEDSVPGTLYDLLQKEVIALRKAGHEKDQSLKDKDDAIEMLAKKVETLTKAMEVEAKKMRREVAAMEKEVAAMRVEKEQENRAKRFGGSTKGPVSAAQLLPGRNVGRGGLNRSTQ; encoded by the exons ATGATGGCGGAGATTTCTGGTGATGGAGGTGGTTTTTTGCCGGAGGTTAATAATGGACGTGGGGTGGATTCTCAGGCTACACCGACGCCGATTACGGCACCGAATCCGACGCCGTTGACGGTGTCGGGATCTTTCAAGGAAGGGAAAAGCTCGTCGCGTCGCCGGACGTCCGTTAGGCCGAGTATGGACGCCGACGACTTCTTGAACTTGTTGCACGGTTCGGATCCGGTGAAGGTGGAGCTCAATCGCCTTGAGAATGAAGTGCGAG ATAAGGATAGAGAACTCGGGGAAGCTCAGGCGAAGATCAAGGCTTTGAAGTTGTCTGAGCGGCTTAGAGAAAAGGCAGTTGAAGAG CTGACTGAAGAACTATCAAGGGCCGAGGAGAAATTAAAATTGACAGAATCTCTCCTCGAAAGCAAG AATcttgaaataaagaaaatcaaTGATGAGAAGAAGGCTTCAATGGCAGCTCAATTTGCTGCTGAAGCCACTCTTAGGAGGGTACATGCTGCTCAAAAGGATGATGACATGCCTCCAATTGAAGCCATTCTTGCACCTTTGGAGGCTGAGCTCAAGCTTGCACGACAAGAg ATTGCTAAGCTACAAGATGACAATAAAGCATTGGATCGTCTTACCAAATCAAAGGAAGCAGCTTTGATTGATGCTGAGAGGACTGTTCAAAGTGCCCTGGCCAAGGCCTCTATGGTGGAtgatttacaaaataaaaatcaggAGTTAATGAAACAGATTGAGATTTGCCAG gaagaaaataaaatcttgGATAAGATGCACAGACAGAAAGTTGCAGAGGTTGAAAAATTAACGCAAACTGTGAGGGAGCTGGAGGAGGCTGTTCTTGCTGGTGGTGCAGCAGCAAATGCTGTGAGGGATTATCAACGCAAAGTTCAAGAGATGAAT GAGGAAAGGAAAACTCTTGACAGAGAGTTGGCTCGTGCAAAGGTAACAGCCAACCGAGTGGCTGTTGTAGTAGCAAATGAatggaaagatgcaaatgatAAGGTTATGCCAGTAAAACAGTGGCTTGAAGAAAGAAGATTCTTGCAG gGAGAAATGCAGCAACTTCGTGATAAACTTGCTATAACCGAGCGAACTGCAAAGTCTGAAGCACAACTGAAA GAGAAGTATCAGCTGCGGCTCAGAGTGCTCGAAGAGAGTTTGAGAGGGTCTTCTGGTGGTAACAACCGAAGTACTCCAGAAGGGAGAAGCGTAAGCAATGGCCCCTCTCGTAGGCAATCTCTGGGTGGTGTTGACAACATCTCAAAATTAACTTCCAATGGATTTTTATCCAAAAGAACACCAGGTTCGCAGTTTAGATCTCCATCCTCAAGCAGCACGGTGTTGAAACATGCTAAAGGCACGTCAAAATCATTTGATGGAGGCACGAGGTCATTGGACCGAGGAAAGGTGTCATTAAATGGACTTCTACCCAGTTATTCATTCAATCAGTCCTGTGATGCAACCAAGGACGGTGAAGTAAGTAATGATTGGAAAAGTAATCCTGATGAAAAAGGAAATGAGTCTCCAACACTTGAGAGTGAAGACAGTGTTCCGGGGACGTTGTATGATTTACTTCAAAAGGAGGTTATAGCTTTGAGAAAAGCTGGTCATGAGAAAGATCAAAGCCTTAAAGACAAGGATGATGCCATTGAG ATGTTAGCAAAGAAGGTAGAGACGCTGACCAAAGCAATGGAGGTTGAGGCAAAGAAGATGAGAAGAGAAGTGGCTGCCATGGAGAAGGAGGTAGCAGCTATGCGTGTGGAGAAAGAGCAAGAGAACAGGGCAAAGCGATTTGGTGGTAGCACTAAGGGTCCCGTTAGTGCAGCACAACTGCTTCCTGGAAG AAATGTTGGACGAGGTGGGTTGAATCGCAGCACGCAATAA